Proteins found in one Melospiza georgiana isolate bMelGeo1 chromosome 1, bMelGeo1.pri, whole genome shotgun sequence genomic segment:
- the LOC131081177 gene encoding feather keratin B-4-like, translating into MACYNRCSPCGPTPLANSCNEPCALQCQDSRVIINPSPVLVTLPGPIMTSFPQNTAVGSTSSAAVGTELSVQGQPISGGFGGFGGFGYGQGYGYGLGCYGRRGGYIC; encoded by the coding sequence ATGGCCTGCTACAACCGCTGCAGTCCCTGCGGACCCACCCCGCTGGCCAACAGCTGCAatgagccctgtgccctgcaatgcCAGGATTCCCGCGTCATCATCaacccttcccctgtgctggtcaccctgccaggacccatcatgacctccttcccccagaacaCCGCCGTCGGATCCACCTCCTCGGCTGCCGTGGGCACTGAGCTcagtgtgcagggacagcccataTCTGGGGGATTTGGTGGCTTTGGTGGCTTTGGCTATGGGCAGGGCTATGGCTATGGCCTGGGCTGTTATGGCAGGAGGGGCGGCTACATCTGCTAA
- the LOC131081044 gene encoding feather beta keratin-like → MPQGHGTTLSRPSRTCIKGNPEPLSLTHFSSSLLLLLLLTTSLHTTPMACNSLCSPCGPTPLANSCNEPCALQCQDSHVIINPSPVLVTLPGPIMTSFPQNTAVGSTSSAAVGTELSVQGQPISGGFGGFGGYGLGYGRGFGYGLGGLGCYGRRGYGNIC, encoded by the exons ATGCCCCAAGGCCATGGGACAACGCTGTCCCGCCCGTCCAGAACCTGCATAAAAGGCAACCCAGAGCCTCTCTCCCTCACACACTTCTCCTCAAGCCTTCTCCTCTTGCTCCTGCTGACAACCAG CCTCCACACCACACCCATGGCCTGCAACAGCCTCTGCAGTCCCTGCGGACCCACCCCGCTGGCCAACAGCTGCAacgagccctgtgccctgcaatgcCAGGATTCCCATGTCATCATCaacccttcccctgtgctggtcaccctgccaggacccatcatgacctccttcccccagaacaCCGCCGTCGGATCCACCTCCTCGGCTGCCGTGGGCACTGAGCTcagtgtgcagggacagcccatctCTGGCGGATTTGGTGGCTTTGGTGGCTACGGCCTTGGCTATGGTCGTGGATTTGGCTATGGGCTGGGAGGCCTGGGCTGCTATGGCAGGAGGGGATATGGCAACATCTGCTAA
- the LOC131081183 gene encoding feather beta keratin-like: MACNSLCSPCGPTPLANSCNEPCALQCQDSRVIINPSPVLVTLPGPIMTSFPQSTAVGSTSSAAVGTELSVQGQPISGGFGGFGGFGLGYGHGFGYGLGGLGCYGRRGYGSIC; the protein is encoded by the coding sequence ATGGCCTGCAACAGCCTCTGCAGTCCCTGCGGACCCACCCCGCTGGCCAACAGCTGCAacgagccctgtgccctgcaatgcCAGGATTCCCGCGTCATCATCaacccttcccctgtgctggtcaccctgccaggacccatcatgacctccttcccccagagcACCGCCGTCGGATCCACCTCCTCGGCTGCCGTGGGCACTGAGCTcagtgtgcagggacagcccatctCTGGCGGATTTGGTGGCTTTGGTGGATTTGGCCTTGGCTATGGCCATGGGTTTGGCTACGGGCTGGGAGGCCTGGGCTGCTATGGCAGAAGGGGCTATGGCTCCATCTGCTAA